The following coding sequences are from one Sphingobium sp. RAC03 window:
- a CDS encoding SDR family oxidoreductase gives MSEPKIFRPDLNDPTRPKRGLTDADLAVRDTVYRSDMLAGQTLLITGGGSGMGKAAAFLAARLGANVAICGRDEDKLLRARDVILEATGVEIFTQSTTIRDPDAVEALIGAVHDRFGGIDTVVNNAGGQFPQDAIDFSRKGWLAVIDTNLNGTWWMMQEAAKRWRADGKPGNIVNIVANVERGMPQAAHTCAARAGVIYLSKTLATEWAPHNIRVNCIGPGVIETEGFAMYPEEALARFHKANPMKQRGDAWDVAQSIAYLASPAARFINGDLIILDGGQAQWGVVWPGGIPDYFDEGGAA, from the coding sequence GTGAGCGAACCCAAGATTTTCAGGCCCGACCTCAACGACCCCACCCGCCCCAAGCGCGGGTTGACCGATGCCGACCTGGCCGTGCGTGACACAGTCTATCGATCCGACATGCTGGCGGGACAGACGTTGCTGATTACCGGCGGTGGCAGCGGCATGGGAAAAGCAGCCGCCTTTCTCGCCGCGCGACTGGGGGCCAACGTCGCGATCTGCGGGCGGGACGAGGATAAATTGCTGCGGGCACGCGACGTCATTCTGGAAGCCACGGGCGTCGAGATTTTCACGCAAAGCACCACGATCCGCGATCCCGATGCGGTGGAAGCGCTGATTGGCGCAGTCCATGACAGATTTGGCGGGATCGACACCGTCGTCAACAATGCCGGCGGGCAATTCCCGCAGGACGCGATCGATTTTTCGCGCAAGGGCTGGCTGGCGGTGATCGACACCAACCTGAACGGCACCTGGTGGATGATGCAGGAAGCCGCCAAGCGCTGGCGCGCCGACGGCAAGCCGGGCAATATCGTCAACATCGTCGCCAATGTCGAACGCGGCATGCCGCAGGCCGCGCATACCTGCGCCGCGCGAGCGGGCGTCATCTACCTGTCCAAGACGCTGGCCACTGAATGGGCACCGCATAATATCCGCGTGAACTGCATTGGCCCCGGTGTCATAGAGACCGAAGGCTTTGCCATGTATCCCGAAGAAGCGCTGGCGCGGTTCCATAAGGCCAACCCCATGAAGCAACGCGGCGACGCATGGGATGTGGCCCAGTCCATCGCCTATCTCGCCTCCCCCGCCGCGCGGTTCATCAACGGCGACCTCATCATTCTGGATGGCGGCCAGGCGCAGTGGGGCGTCGTATGGCCCGGCGGCATACCCGATTATTTCGACGAAGGCGGCGCGGCTTGA
- a CDS encoding VOC family protein, which yields MICGVHHLAVSTPDLERFVDHYQRWYGFERVADGGWEADNERIGRMVQLPGSAARYAMIRLDRFYIEVFQYLEPVGTRTDRRMCDHGLIHLCLYVDDIEAEYARLSALGMDFHCPPGGPDTMQATYGRDCDGNVVELLQVIAPDHPFPFLGTMDQAAPPSSK from the coding sequence ATGATATGCGGTGTGCATCATCTGGCGGTTTCCACGCCCGATCTGGAACGGTTCGTCGATCATTATCAGCGCTGGTATGGATTTGAACGAGTCGCAGATGGTGGCTGGGAAGCGGACAACGAACGGATCGGCCGGATGGTGCAATTACCCGGCTCCGCCGCCCGTTATGCGATGATCCGGCTCGACCGCTTCTATATCGAAGTGTTCCAATATCTCGAACCCGTCGGCACGCGCACTGATCGCCGCATGTGCGATCATGGGCTGATCCACCTATGCCTTTATGTCGATGATATCGAAGCGGAATATGCCAGGCTTAGTGCGTTGGGCATGGACTTTCACTGTCCGCCCGGCGGGCCGGACACGATGCAGGCAACCTATGGTCGCGATTGCGATGGTAATGTCGTGGAATTGCTACAGGTCATCGCGCCCGACCACCCCTTTCCGTTCCTCGGCACCATGGATCAAGCCGCGCCGCCTTCGTCGAAATAA
- a CDS encoding nuclear transport factor 2 family protein: MDLAHRIARLEAESQIRQLVARYCFYIDDRQRDLIGTLFTDDATLRSADGVMNATGVDAILDQYDGRFDVLGPGHHFMHDVQIDFVGDGQTEATGRVSGHAELWRMNRMMVAAIRYDDVYRNTDDGWKFADRVINFLYYVPVADYPDILRTPMRNHAYPDPRPADFPEALPSWIAYEQSRGRG; the protein is encoded by the coding sequence ATGGATCTGGCGCACAGGATTGCGCGGCTGGAGGCGGAGTCGCAAATCCGGCAGCTCGTCGCTCGCTATTGCTTCTATATCGACGATCGGCAGCGCGATTTGATCGGCACATTGTTCACCGACGATGCAACCTTGCGATCCGCCGATGGCGTGATGAACGCGACCGGGGTCGATGCGATCCTCGACCAATATGATGGCCGCTTCGATGTTTTGGGTCCAGGCCATCATTTCATGCATGACGTACAGATAGACTTTGTCGGCGACGGACAAACAGAGGCGACCGGCAGGGTATCGGGCCATGCCGAATTGTGGCGCATGAATCGCATGATGGTCGCCGCCATTCGGTATGACGATGTGTATCGCAATACCGACGACGGTTGGAAATTCGCCGATCGCGTCATCAACTTCCTCTATTATGTCCCGGTTGCCGACTATCCCGACATCCTGCGCACCCCCATGCGCAATCATGCCTATCCCGATCCACGCCCAGCCGATTTTCCCGAAGCGCTGCCAAGCTGGATCGCCTATGAACAATCGCGCGGGCGAGGATAG
- a CDS encoding enoyl-CoA hydratase-related protein → MTAATPGLVVERLDSILILTINRAHCRNAIDTLTSAAIDEQMSLAESDPAIGAVILTGAGDIAFCAGMDMKEAARIGPGHGLIPGRGFAGITERQRTKPLIAAVNGIAVAGGLELALAADIIIAAEHACFGLSEVKRGLFAFAGGIQRLARQIPRSMAMSMILTGDPVPAARMWQLGLVSDVMPGDRLRDHVIDYAQTILGHSWDAIANGKALYDMAVDMPISQGLRVGNAFGMATLSSAGSREGIAAFAEKRTVPYPRDRD, encoded by the coding sequence ATGACCGCCGCTACCCCTGGATTGGTCGTCGAACGGCTGGACTCTATCCTGATCCTGACGATCAACCGCGCGCATTGCCGCAACGCCATCGACACGTTGACATCCGCCGCCATCGACGAACAGATGAGCCTCGCTGAAAGCGACCCGGCAATCGGTGCCGTCATCCTAACCGGCGCAGGCGACATCGCCTTTTGCGCCGGCATGGACATGAAGGAAGCCGCCCGGATCGGTCCCGGCCATGGCCTGATCCCCGGACGCGGATTTGCCGGCATCACCGAACGCCAGCGGACGAAGCCCCTGATCGCTGCGGTCAACGGCATAGCTGTTGCCGGTGGCCTGGAACTGGCGCTGGCCGCCGACATCATCATTGCCGCCGAACATGCCTGTTTCGGTCTGAGCGAAGTCAAGCGTGGACTATTCGCCTTTGCGGGTGGCATTCAGCGGCTTGCCCGTCAAATCCCCCGATCAATGGCCATGTCGATGATCCTGACCGGTGACCCGGTACCCGCGGCCCGCATGTGGCAATTGGGCTTGGTCAGCGATGTCATGCCCGGCGATCGGCTACGCGACCACGTTATCGATTATGCCCAGACCATTTTGGGTCATAGCTGGGATGCGATTGCCAATGGCAAGGCGTTATATGACATGGCGGTCGACATGCCGATCTCCCAGGGACTGCGGGTCGGCAATGCCTTTGGCATGGCGACGTTGTCGAGTGCGGGCAGCCGCGAAGGGATAGCGGCCTTCGCTGAAAAACGGACAGTCCCCTACCCACGGGATAGAGACTGA
- a CDS encoding putative quinol monooxygenase, with amino-acid sequence MSGKSFIAQLRSKPEKRTELIALQGELKALVHAQEPDAIVYELFQSETDADLFQVVATFRDDAAFDHHMQIDFHERLVPSILACVDGDMQLDFYRSLG; translated from the coding sequence ATGAGCGGCAAGAGCTTTATTGCGCAATTGCGCAGCAAGCCGGAAAAGCGCACCGAACTTATCGCGTTGCAGGGGGAACTCAAGGCGCTGGTCCACGCGCAGGAACCCGATGCGATCGTGTATGAACTGTTCCAGTCGGAGACGGACGCCGATCTGTTTCAGGTCGTGGCGACGTTCCGCGACGATGCAGCGTTCGACCATCACATGCAGATCGATTTTCATGAGCGGCTGGTGCCGTCGATCCTGGCGTGCGTCGATGGCGACATGCAGCTGGACTTTTATCGGTCGCTCGGCTGA
- a CDS encoding putative quinol monooxygenase, whose translation MAYSFLSRFQVLPEKESEFVSLARQMEGLVDREPGTLAFQFFRLEGEGMFAVFESFIDEAADKAHMETAHGKPLIEKMIGCMAGGYEREMLYDLEGETV comes from the coding sequence ATGGCCTATAGTTTTCTGTCGCGCTTTCAGGTTTTGCCTGAAAAGGAATCCGAGTTTGTAAGTCTTGCCCGCCAGATGGAAGGGCTCGTCGATCGTGAACCCGGAACGCTCGCCTTTCAATTTTTTCGCCTGGAGGGCGAAGGCATGTTCGCGGTCTTCGAATCCTTCATCGATGAGGCTGCGGATAAGGCGCATATGGAAACAGCGCATGGCAAACCGCTGATCGAAAAGATGATCGGCTGCATGGCGGGCGGCTACGAGCGCGAGATGCTCTATGACCTGGAAGGGGAAACGGTATGA
- a CDS encoding TonB-dependent receptor: protein MINRIWLVSSACGALAAAVVAAPASAQTTDAQTAPQAAQTDNVGLQDIVVTATRRATNLQDTPIAVSAIDQTLIQQASPRDIGDLAAYVPNFSAGTITNFNAASFAMRGVGQTTIIVYFEPPVAVLMDDFVVSSVQTQLLDTFDIAQVEVLRGPQGTLFGKNTTGGAVTVRSKRPVMNELSIETRAQAGSFGTRKIQAAVNVPIVDDILALRLVGGYEKSEGYYRNGACYGPVQGFVPSKFDGAAGCLGGERLGGKDVWQARAKLLFEPTDRVHALLQYEWIRDTSDVVPSVNENALYTGSAPFLTDLLKTIIPNPNSNDPLDNAAYTGRSDALLKMGLGQRISVDGIYLNLDFDFNIGTLTSVSGYRFQRSRLPNSYAGAAPVAADGQSLSFFDATRDDDRKTWQQELRFATDTGGPFDAVFGGFYQKEKIDFCVGQVLGFLDLTSGPLPFGNWNDTPYILCNAQKSESKALFAEGTFKIMPGLTLTGGARYSWENKTWFGRQQTFIPALGGGFDPTITIGNALDASVFNYPAGVVSVDARARELTYRASLGYQATRDVFLYGTFSHGFKGGGFNDQIGGFAAFGSDLDAFRTAAAATRPETADSFEAGIKSEFFDSRLRFNLTGFHVKYKDLQKQLNVPITVNGQPNQVTVFVNAASATVNGLELETSATPFQGFTLRGVMGYQDAKYGTYNAPGAGYDLATAPLDRAPKWQWTVDGTYEVPVGADWKVVLNGNAAYSGRNLSTQAIDDPLGNTFLNARTLFNASITLAEVNDKYFARLIGRNLSDKRYRIASQNVAGLWLNSQFGPPRYFGLEIGTKFSR from the coding sequence ATGATCAACAGAATCTGGCTCGTGAGTTCCGCTTGTGGGGCATTGGCTGCCGCTGTCGTCGCAGCACCGGCATCGGCGCAGACGACCGATGCGCAAACCGCGCCGCAAGCCGCGCAGACCGACAATGTCGGCCTTCAGGACATCGTCGTCACCGCAACCCGTCGCGCCACCAATCTTCAGGATACGCCGATTGCCGTCAGCGCCATCGACCAGACCCTGATCCAACAGGCCAGCCCCCGCGATATCGGCGACCTGGCGGCCTATGTCCCGAATTTTTCGGCCGGGACGATCACCAATTTCAACGCCGCATCCTTTGCCATGCGTGGGGTCGGCCAGACGACCATCATCGTCTATTTCGAGCCGCCCGTCGCGGTGCTGATGGATGACTTCGTCGTGTCCAGCGTCCAGACTCAATTGCTCGATACGTTCGACATCGCGCAGGTCGAAGTCTTGCGCGGACCGCAAGGCACGTTGTTTGGCAAGAACACGACCGGCGGCGCCGTCACCGTGCGCAGCAAACGGCCGGTCATGAATGAACTGTCCATCGAAACGCGCGCGCAAGCGGGCAGCTTTGGCACCCGCAAGATACAGGCGGCGGTCAATGTGCCGATCGTGGACGATATTCTCGCCCTCCGCCTTGTCGGCGGCTATGAGAAGAGCGAGGGCTATTATCGCAACGGTGCCTGCTACGGCCCCGTACAAGGATTTGTCCCCAGCAAATTCGACGGTGCCGCTGGGTGTCTGGGTGGCGAACGCCTCGGTGGCAAGGATGTCTGGCAGGCGCGAGCCAAGCTGCTGTTCGAGCCGACCGATAGGGTCCATGCGCTGCTACAATATGAATGGATCCGCGACACCTCCGACGTCGTGCCTTCCGTCAACGAAAATGCGCTCTACACAGGGTCCGCGCCGTTCCTGACGGACCTGCTCAAAACCATCATCCCTAATCCCAACAGCAATGATCCACTCGATAACGCTGCTTATACCGGCCGCAGCGACGCTCTTCTGAAAATGGGGCTAGGCCAGCGGATCAGCGTGGACGGGATCTACCTCAATCTCGACTTCGACTTCAATATCGGCACGTTGACATCGGTTTCGGGTTATCGGTTCCAGCGATCGCGCCTGCCCAACAGTTATGCAGGCGCTGCGCCCGTTGCAGCCGACGGCCAGTCGCTGTCCTTCTTCGACGCGACTCGTGACGATGACCGCAAGACCTGGCAGCAGGAACTGCGCTTTGCGACCGACACCGGCGGGCCTTTCGATGCGGTTTTCGGCGGCTTTTATCAGAAGGAAAAGATAGACTTCTGCGTCGGGCAAGTTCTGGGCTTTCTCGACCTGACCAGCGGTCCCTTGCCCTTTGGTAATTGGAACGACACGCCCTATATTTTGTGCAACGCGCAAAAATCCGAGTCCAAGGCCTTGTTTGCCGAAGGCACGTTCAAGATCATGCCGGGCCTGACATTGACCGGCGGCGCGCGCTATAGCTGGGAAAACAAAACCTGGTTTGGCCGTCAGCAGACCTTTATCCCAGCCCTTGGCGGCGGGTTTGATCCGACGATCACAATCGGCAACGCCCTGGACGCCAGCGTGTTCAACTATCCCGCAGGCGTCGTCAGCGTCGATGCGCGCGCCCGCGAACTGACCTACCGCGCCAGCTTGGGCTATCAGGCAACGCGTGATGTCTTCCTCTACGGCACATTCTCCCATGGCTTCAAGGGCGGCGGGTTCAACGATCAGATTGGTGGATTTGCGGCATTTGGCAGCGATCTCGACGCCTTTCGGACAGCGGCCGCAGCGACCCGCCCGGAAACCGCCGACAGCTTCGAAGCCGGCATCAAGAGCGAATTTTTCGATAGTCGCCTGCGCTTCAACCTGACCGGCTTCCATGTGAAATATAAGGATCTGCAAAAGCAGCTGAACGTGCCGATAACCGTCAATGGGCAGCCCAATCAGGTGACGGTATTCGTCAATGCCGCGAGCGCGACCGTCAATGGCTTGGAACTGGAAACATCGGCTACGCCGTTTCAGGGTTTCACCCTGCGCGGTGTGATGGGGTATCAGGACGCGAAATACGGAACCTATAATGCGCCCGGTGCAGGCTATGACCTGGCGACCGCGCCGCTGGACCGCGCGCCCAAATGGCAATGGACGGTGGATGGCACCTATGAAGTGCCGGTTGGTGCGGACTGGAAGGTCGTTCTGAACGGTAATGCGGCCTATAGCGGACGCAACCTGTCCACGCAGGCGATCGACGATCCGCTTGGCAATACCTTCCTCAATGCGCGCACCTTGTTCAACGCGTCCATCACGCTGGCGGAAGTGAACGATAAATATTTCGCCCGGCTGATCGGTCGCAACCTGTCCGACAAGCGCTATCGTATCGCGTCGCAAAATGTCGCAGGCTTGTGGCTCAACAGTCAATTTGGCCCGCCACGCTATTTCGGTCTGGAAATCGGGACGAAGTTCAGCCGATGA
- a CDS encoding PQQ-dependent dehydrogenase, methanol/ethanol family: protein MKSILFAPLALALSLTACGRADGEAPNATAEPKDATSGWRAQLTDGSDGRDWPAFGRTYGEQHYSPLDQVNADTVKRLGLAWSYDLPVGNPATGPIEIDGILYFASGYSIVHAIDVRSGKLLWQYDPKAPEASGHKLRQGWGSRGIAYWNGKVYTGTQDGRLIAIDAKSGKPVWTAQTMGKDDYRFISGPPRVFDGMVVIGNGGADEAAIRGYATAYDAETGAQKWRFYTVPGNPANGFEDKAMEMAAKTWFGEWWKHGGGGTVWNAITYDEESDTLLLGTGNGSPWNRKIRSEGKGDNLFLCSIVAVDAKTGAYKWHYQINPGESWDFNAAMDMQLADLTIDGKLRKVVMTAPKNGFFYVIDRTNGKLISAKPFVTTTWAKSIDLKTGRPVEIANARYEDGPVTFRPTPVGAHSWVPMAFSPQSGLTYIPAIDLEVTFDDSGITAKNWKRTGGMALDYGVRPDIRVPAGATVLSYLVAWNPVTQKEAWRIPTPGHFNSGVMATGGGLVFQGHPDSRFNAYDAKTGKTLWDFDARAPIVAPPISYWVDGKQYVTVIAGMGTSAGLFGPLMTKFGIDYRTQARRVLTFALDGKGTLPPKTPYTPTAPADPDFRPDAAAAKAGEGIFNQRCAVCHGGGAVAGGVAPDLRTSGVILSAETLTAILHDGMLVSNGMPQFEELSAKDRENIRHYMRTRADDLRKGRP from the coding sequence ATGAAATCCATCCTGTTCGCTCCGCTAGCGCTCGCGCTGTCATTGACGGCGTGCGGCCGGGCGGATGGTGAAGCGCCCAATGCCACCGCCGAGCCGAAGGATGCGACCAGCGGCTGGCGCGCCCAACTGACCGATGGCAGTGACGGGCGGGACTGGCCGGCATTTGGCCGCACCTATGGCGAACAACATTACAGCCCGCTCGATCAGGTGAACGCCGACACGGTCAAGCGGCTTGGCCTGGCTTGGTCCTATGATCTGCCGGTGGGCAATCCTGCGACCGGGCCGATCGAAATTGACGGCATTCTCTATTTCGCATCAGGCTACAGCATCGTTCACGCCATCGATGTGCGGTCGGGTAAGCTGCTATGGCAATATGACCCCAAAGCGCCCGAAGCGTCCGGGCACAAGCTACGCCAGGGCTGGGGAAGCCGTGGGATAGCCTATTGGAATGGCAAGGTTTATACCGGGACACAGGATGGCCGTCTAATCGCCATCGATGCCAAGTCCGGCAAGCCGGTCTGGACCGCGCAGACGATGGGCAAGGACGACTATCGCTTCATCAGCGGCCCGCCCCGTGTGTTCGACGGCATGGTCGTCATCGGCAATGGCGGCGCGGACGAGGCGGCCATCCGGGGCTATGCGACGGCCTATGATGCAGAGACCGGGGCGCAGAAATGGCGTTTCTATACGGTGCCGGGCAATCCCGCCAACGGGTTTGAAGACAAAGCCATGGAAATGGCGGCCAAGACATGGTTCGGCGAATGGTGGAAACATGGCGGCGGCGGGACGGTGTGGAACGCCATCACCTATGACGAGGAAAGCGACACGCTGTTGCTGGGCACCGGCAATGGTAGCCCATGGAATCGCAAGATCCGTAGCGAGGGCAAGGGCGACAATCTGTTTCTCTGTTCGATCGTCGCGGTCGATGCCAAGACCGGTGCCTATAAATGGCATTATCAGATCAATCCGGGCGAAAGCTGGGACTTCAACGCCGCGATGGACATGCAACTCGCCGACCTGACGATCGACGGCAAGCTACGCAAAGTGGTGATGACGGCGCCGAAGAACGGCTTTTTCTACGTCATCGACCGGACCAACGGCAAACTCATCTCGGCCAAGCCCTTCGTCACGACGACATGGGCCAAAAGCATCGATCTGAAGACCGGACGGCCGGTGGAAATCGCCAATGCCCGCTACGAAGATGGCCCGGTGACTTTCCGCCCGACGCCCGTCGGCGCGCATAGCTGGGTGCCGATGGCGTTTAGCCCGCAATCGGGCCTGACCTACATTCCGGCGATCGACCTGGAAGTCACGTTCGACGACAGCGGCATTACGGCGAAGAATTGGAAGCGCACGGGTGGCATGGCGCTCGACTATGGCGTGCGACCCGACATCCGCGTGCCTGCGGGCGCAACGGTGCTGAGCTATCTGGTCGCCTGGAACCCGGTGACGCAGAAGGAAGCATGGCGCATTCCGACGCCAGGCCATTTCAACAGCGGCGTGATGGCGACAGGCGGTGGCCTGGTGTTTCAGGGGCATCCCGATTCCCGTTTCAACGCCTACGATGCCAAGACCGGCAAGACGCTGTGGGATTTCGACGCGCGCGCGCCGATCGTCGCGCCGCCGATCAGCTATTGGGTGGATGGTAAGCAATATGTCACCGTCATCGCAGGCATGGGCACGAGCGCCGGGCTGTTCGGTCCGTTGATGACCAAGTTCGGCATCGATTATCGCACCCAGGCGCGCCGCGTCCTGACCTTTGCTCTGGATGGCAAGGGCACATTGCCACCCAAGACCCCCTACACCCCCACGGCACCGGCCGACCCGGATTTCCGCCCCGATGCGGCGGCCGCCAAAGCGGGCGAAGGCATATTCAACCAGCGATGTGCCGTATGCCATGGCGGCGGGGCTGTGGCAGGCGGCGTTGCGCCCGACCTGCGGACATCGGGCGTTATCCTATCGGCGGAGACACTGACCGCGATCTTGCATGATGGGATGCTGGTTTCCAACGGCATGCCCCAGTTCGAGGAATTAAGCGCCAAGGACCGTGAAAATATCCGCCACTATATGCGGACACGAGCGGACGACTTGCGCAAAGGGCGGCCCTGA
- a CDS encoding VOC family protein, which translates to MSQTFGPVFQIAYVVPDAMAAIDHMVSTMGIGPFFLFPLPLQAEWIEVRGQRVAPDYDLLGQAAISYSGDTMIEIIQPGSAPSIYREFLDAGRSGVHHLGTIATDYDAQMAAARAAGIGVALEGVLPISRFAYLDTDRLFPGTMVELIEMGEPMRALFADVKDVAARWDGKDPVRSL; encoded by the coding sequence ATGAGCCAGACATTCGGGCCAGTGTTCCAGATCGCCTATGTGGTGCCGGACGCGATGGCAGCGATCGACCATATGGTCAGCACGATGGGCATTGGTCCCTTCTTTCTCTTTCCTCTGCCATTGCAGGCGGAATGGATCGAGGTGCGGGGACAGCGCGTGGCGCCGGATTACGACCTGCTGGGACAGGCGGCGATATCCTATAGTGGCGATACCATGATAGAGATCATCCAGCCTGGCAGCGCGCCATCCATCTATCGGGAATTTCTGGATGCAGGACGCAGCGGCGTGCATCATCTGGGCACGATCGCCACCGACTATGACGCACAGATGGCGGCGGCCCGCGCTGCAGGGATTGGCGTCGCCCTGGAAGGTGTGCTGCCCATATCGCGCTTCGCCTATCTGGATACCGACAGGCTGTTTCCCGGCACCATGGTCGAACTGATCGAAATGGGCGAACCGATGCGGGCATTATTCGCCGATGTGAAGGATGTTGCGGCGCGATGGGATGGCAAGGATCCGGTTCGGTCGCTCTAA
- a CDS encoding aromatic ring-hydroxylating oxygenase subunit alpha, which yields MTVDFRLWNIHVGTPHPFNDPAPPIDNGTDRPTSARYHDKAFAAAEWETVFARSWLLACPLSDVREPGDFATFDIGPESFIIVRGDNGDVHAHYNVCPHRGSRLVLADTGSAAQFTCPFHSWQFDLEGHNIAVTDPETFRPEVLCHDLNMTSVRCEVAAGLVFISMDPDIEPVAQWLGPVLPQLELYEIDRMHVVQHRKSDWGANWKGGVDAFAEIYHLHAVHPQTQCLMDDRTQIDLYPGGLSRQFVPFAQPSPRFPDQDSVNPGIAMMLQDAGIDPASYQGTAHDTRAAVQQAKRERAARHGLNYDRFSDTQLSDSTVYSLFPNAQIGCHPEAIFLHRFLPHATDPNQFTYDTCILYRHVDAPGYCPPAWMGLGDDIDLTGDDRPDIVHTGLGEPPGLGEVLDQDSDLLPIVQAGARSRGFRGPLWSEQEARLRHFHAELDRRMAQGSRS from the coding sequence ATGACGGTCGACTTCCGCCTGTGGAATATCCATGTCGGGACACCCCACCCCTTTAACGATCCAGCTCCGCCGATCGACAACGGCACCGATCGCCCAACCAGCGCGCGCTATCATGACAAGGCGTTCGCCGCCGCGGAATGGGAAACGGTATTCGCCCGAAGCTGGTTGCTGGCCTGCCCCCTGTCCGACGTCCGCGAACCGGGCGACTTTGCCACGTTCGACATCGGGCCGGAAAGCTTCATCATCGTGCGCGGCGATAATGGCGATGTTCATGCCCATTATAATGTCTGCCCCCATCGCGGCAGTCGGCTGGTGCTTGCCGACACCGGTAGCGCGGCGCAATTCACCTGCCCGTTCCATAGCTGGCAGTTCGATCTGGAAGGGCATAATATCGCGGTTACCGACCCTGAAACATTCCGCCCGGAGGTTTTATGCCATGATCTGAATATGACCTCCGTCCGCTGCGAAGTGGCCGCTGGTCTGGTATTTATTTCCATGGACCCGGACATCGAGCCAGTCGCGCAATGGTTAGGCCCCGTGTTGCCGCAACTGGAGCTTTATGAAATCGATAGGATGCATGTCGTCCAGCATCGCAAGTCCGATTGGGGTGCCAACTGGAAGGGCGGCGTCGATGCCTTTGCCGAAATCTATCATCTCCATGCCGTCCATCCCCAGACCCAGTGTCTGATGGACGACCGCACCCAGATCGATCTCTATCCCGGTGGCCTCAGCCGCCAGTTCGTGCCCTTTGCCCAACCCAGCCCCCGTTTCCCCGACCAGGACAGCGTCAATCCAGGCATCGCCATGATGTTGCAGGACGCCGGGATCGACCCTGCCAGCTATCAGGGGACGGCCCATGACACGCGGGCAGCGGTGCAGCAGGCCAAGCGGGAGCGCGCGGCGCGACACGGCCTGAACTATGACCGGTTCAGCGATACGCAACTAAGTGACTCGACGGTCTATAGCCTGTTTCCCAACGCGCAGATCGGCTGTCACCCCGAAGCGATCTTCCTGCACCGCTTCCTCCCGCACGCGACCGATCCGAACCAGTTTACCTATGATACCTGCATCCTGTATCGCCACGTCGATGCACCGGGTTATTGCCCGCCTGCATGGATGGGGCTGGGCGACGATATCGACCTGACCGGCGATGACCGGCCCGACATCGTCCACACCGGCCTGGGCGAGCCGCCGGGCCTTGGCGAAGTGCTGGATCAGGATTCCGACCTTCTTCCCATCGTCCAGGCAGGCGCACGCTCACGCGGCTTCCGCGGTCCCTTGTGGAGCGAACAGGAAGCGAGGCTGCGGCATTTTCATGCCGAACTGGACCGGCGCATGGCACAGGGGTCGCGGTCATGA